One region of Eurosta solidaginis isolate ZX-2024a chromosome X, ASM4086904v1, whole genome shotgun sequence genomic DNA includes:
- the LOC137235403 gene encoding uncharacterized protein — MEVDDYNKKMEEILMDLTTYRVQRQDPTSRLQNKNNCLVDKLFKMDLITKSERNRLTTTTALPPRIYGLPKIHKEGTPLRPICSAIGSPSYGLCKYIAEILKNITSNSTYNIKNTLEFKERINNTYIFDDEKLISFDVLSLFPSIPIQLVLDTIQEKWVMIKEFTKIPKQLFMEITTFCIKESRYFKFKNTIYTQLKGMPMGAPTSPIIADIIMEKLLDSSMEKLRYKPRILSKYVDDLFAIVRENEIQNTLDTLNNFDKNIKFTVEVENNGKLAYLDSEINRRGNRLKLKWYKKEIASGRIINFNSKHPKSMIVNTALGCIRKMLLTSDEVYNKEIKKEIVTLLRNNDFPKHTIRRLIKKAKLPNNTEKPGKPLNFKSLAYVPQLSERLVKSDCYNKDNTKIAHKPYNTLKQFFNKTKSTIPNMDKSNVVYKIPCKGKVEEACNSIYVGTTKSKLKTRLSQHKSDLKQCHQQNNQKTALMAHCTASGHIPNFDETKILQQEQHYSKRFTLEMLHIINVPTNTRLNFKSDVDNSAHIYKHLLRGSQYHTPRRTGQTC, encoded by the coding sequence atggaagtcgacgattacaataagaaaatggaagaaattttaatggatttaactACATATAGGGTTCAAAGACAGGACCCAACATCACGATTGCAGAATAAGAACAACTGCCTAGTagataagctttttaaaatggatttAATCACGAAGTCTGAGAGAAATAgacttacaacaacaactgcgcttCCACCCAGAATCTATGGCCTCCCTAAGATCCATAAGGAAGGCACTCCATTAAGGCCAATTTGTTCAGCGATTGGATCACCCTCATATGGtttgtgcaaatatattgctgaaatattaaaaaacataacgtcaaattctacatataacatcaaaaacacGCTCGAGTTTAAAGAAAGGATAAATAACACTTATATATTTGACGACGaaaaacttatttcgttcgaCGTGTTATCACTTTTTCCGAGTATACCAATACAGCTGGTACTCGATACAATACAAGAAAAGTGGGTAATGATTAAAGAGTTCACAAAGATACCCAAACAGCTGTTTATGGAAATAACAACATTCTGTATAAAAGAGAgtagatattttaagtttaagaaTACCATATACAcgcaattgaaaggaatgccgatgggagcgCCCACATCCCCAATCATAGCGGATATAATAATGGAGAAACTTTTGGATAGTAGTATGGAAAAATTGCGGTATAAACCTAGGATACTTTcgaaatacgtcgatgacctctttgccatagtacgtgaaaacgagatacaaaatacacttgacacactcaacaattttgacaagaatataaaatttactgtagaagtagaaaataacggaaaattagcttatttagactctgaaataaacagacgaggcaatcgactaaaacttaagtggtataaaaaagaaatagcttcaggacgaattataaattttaattctaagcatcccaaatccatgattgtaaatacagcattgggctgtatacggaaaatgctacttacctcagacgaagtgtacaacaaggaaataaagaaagaaatagtcacattgttaagaaataatgattttcctaaacacacaataagaaggttaatcaaaaaagctaaattgccaaataacacagaaaaacccggaaaaccattaaattttaagtcgctggcctatgtacctcaattatcagaacgtttggttaaatctgattgttacaacaaggataacacaaaaatagcacataagccgtacaatactttaaaacaatttttcaataaaacgaagtcaaccataccaaatatggacaaaagcaacgttgtgtataaaattccctgtaaaggcaaggttgaggaagcttgcaatagtatttatgtcggtacaactaagtccaaactaaaaacaagactatcacaacataaatccgatctaaaacaatgccatcaacaaaataaccagaaaacagcacttatggcacactgtacagctagtgggcacatacctaactttgacgagaccaaaatactgcaacaagaacaacactacagtaaacgattcactcttgaaatgttacacattatcaacgtaccgactaacacacgactcaactttaagagcgacgtggacaattccgcgcatatatacaaacatttgcTTAGAGGAAgtcagtaccatactccacgtcgcacagggcagacgtgctaa